NNNNNNNNNNNNNNNNNNNNNNNNNNNNNNNNNNNNNNNNNNNNNNNNNNNNNNNNNNNNNNNNNNNNNNNNNNNNNNNNNNNNNNNNNNNNNNNNNNNNNNNNNNNNNNNNNNNNNNNNNNNNNNNNNNNNNNNNNNNNNNNNNNNNNNNNNNNNNNNNNNNNNNNNNNNNNNNNNNNNNNNNNNNNNNNNNNNNNNNNNNNNNNNNNNNNNNNNNNNNNNNNNNNNNNNNNNNNNNNNNNNNNNNNNNNNNNNNNNNNNNNNNNNNNNNNNNNNNNNNNNNNNNNNNNNNNNNNNNNNNNNNNNNNNNNNNNNNNNNNNNNNNNNNNNNNNNNNNNNNNNNNNNNNNNNNNNNNNNNNNNNNNNNNNNNNNNNNNNNNNNNNNNNNNNNNNNNNNNNNNNNNNNNNNNNNNNNNNNNNNNNNNNNNNNNNNNNNNNNNNNNNNNNNNNNNNNNNNNNNNNNNNNNNNNNNNNNNNNNNNNNNNNNNNNNNNNNNNNNNNNNNNNNNNNNNNNNNNNNNNNNNNNNNNNNNNNNNNNNNNNNNNNNNNNNNNNNNNNNNNNNNNNNNNNNNNNNNNNNNNNNNNNNNNNNNNNNNNNNNNNNNNNNNNNNNNNNNNNNNNNNNNNNNNNNNNNNNNNNNNNNNNNNNNNNNNNNNNNNNNNNNNNNNNNNNNNNNNNNNNNNNNNNNNNNNNNNNNNNNNNNNNNNNNNNNNNNNNNNNNNNNNNNNNNNNNNNNNNNNNNNNNNNNNNNNNNNNNNNNNNNNNNNNNNNNNNNNNNNNNNNNNNNNNNNNNNNNNNNNNNNNNNNNNNNNNNNNNNNNNNNNNNNNNNNNNNNNNNNNNNNNNNNNNNNNNNNNNNNNNNNNNNNNNNNNNNNNNNNNNNNNNNNNNNNNNNNNNNNNNNNNNNNNNNNNNNNNNNNNNNNNNNNNNNNNNNNNNNNNNNNNNNNNNNNNNNNNNNNNNNNNNNNNNNNNNNNNNNNNNNNNNNNNNNNNNNNNNNNNNNNNNNNNNNNNNNNNNNNNNNNNNNNNNNNNNNNNNNNNNNNNNNNNNNNNNNNNNNNNNNNNNNNNNNNNNNNNNNNNNNNNNNNNNNNNNNNNNNNNNNNNNNNNNNNNNNNNNNNNNNNNNNNNNNNNNNNNNNNNNNNNNNNNNNNNNNNNNNNNNNNNNNNNNNNNNNNNNNNNNNNNNNNNNNNNNNNNNNNNNNNNNNNNNNNNNNNNNNNNNNNNNNNNNNNNNNNNNNNNNNNNNNNNNNNNNNNNNNNNNNNNNNNNNNNNNNNNNNNNNNNNNNNNNNNNNNNNNNNNNNNNNNNNNNNNNNNNNNNNNNNNNNNNNNNNNNNNNNNNNNNNNNNNNNNNNNNNNNNNNNNNNNNNNNNNNNNNNNNNNNNNNNNNNNNNNNNNNNNNNNNNNNNNNNNNNNNNNNNNNNNNNNNNNNNNNNNNNNNNNNNNNNNNNNNNNNNNNNNNNNNNNNNNNNNNNNNNNNNNNNNNNNNNNNNNNNNNNNNNNNNNNNNNNNNNNNNNNNNNNNNNNNNNNNNNNNNNNNNNNNNNNNNNNNNNNNNNNNNNNNNNNNNNNNNNNNNNNNNNNNNNNNNNNNNNNNNNNNNNNNNNNNNNNNNNNNNNNNNNNNNNNNNNNNNNNNNNNNNNNNNNNNNNNNNNNNNNNNNNNNNNNNNNNNNNNNNNNNNNNNNNNNNNNNNNNNNNNNNNNNNNNNNNNNNNNNNNNNNNNNNNNNNNNNNNNNNNNNNNNNNNNNNNNNNNNNNNNNNNNNNNNNNNNNNNNNNNNNNNNNNNNNNNNNNNNNNNNNNNNNNNNNNNNNNNNNNNNNNNNNNNNNNNNNNNNNNNNNNNNNNNNNNNNNNNNNNNNNNNNNNNNNNNNNNNNNNNNNNNNNNNNNNNNNNNNNNNNNNNNNNNNNNNNNNNNNNNNNNNNNNNNNNNNNNNNNNNNNNNNNNNNNNNNNNNNNNNNNNNNNNNNNNNNNNNNNNNNNNNNNNNNNNNNNNNNNNNNNNNNNNNNNNNNNNNNNNNNNNNNNNNNNNNNNNNNNNNNNNNNNNNNNNNNNNNNNNNNNNNNNNNNNNNNNNNNNNNNNNNNNNNNNNNNNNNNNNNNNNNNNNNNNNNNNNNNNNNNNNNNNNNNNNNNNNNNNNNNNNNNNNNNNNNNNNNNNNNNNNNNNNNNNNNNNNNNNNNNNNNNNNNNNNNNNNNNNNNNNNNNNNNNNNNNNNNNNNNNNNNNNNNNNNNNNNNNNNNNNNNNNNNNNNNNNNNNNNNNNNNNNNNNNNNNNNNNNNNNNNNNNNNNNNNNNNNNNNNNNNNNNNNNNNNNNNNNNNNNNNNNNNNNNNNNNNNNNNNNNNNNNNNNNNNNNNNNNNNNNNNNNNNNNNNNNNNNNNNNNNNNNNNNNNNNNNNNNNNNNNNNNNNNNNNNNNNNNNNNNNNNNNNNNNNNNNNNNNNNNNNNNNNNNNNNNNNNNNNNNNNNNNNNNNNNNNNNNNNNNNNNNNNNNNNNNNNNNNNNNNNNNNNNNNNNNNNNNNNNNNNNNNNNNNNNNNNNNNNNNNNNNNNNNNNNNNNNNNNNNNNNNNNNNNNNNNNNNNNNNNNNNNNNNNNNNNNNNNNNNNNNNNNNNNNNNNNNNNNNNNNNNNNNNNNNNNNNNNNNNNNNNNNNNNNNNNNNNNNNNNNNNNNNNNNNNNNNNNNNNNNNNNNNNNNNNNNNNNNNNNNNNTGCTTCCCTggcatgtagaaaaaaaattggggcACCTATTCTTTCCACACCTGGCtagcaaaaaaatttaaaaatcaaaaaaatcaaaagcataaaagcaaaaaaacaaaaaaaatttgctttttagtGCGAGGGGTGCCCTAAAGTGCGGCAAGTGCGGGTCACAAGTGGAGCCcggctctgctcctgtcctgtcctgagCTGTCACTGCTCCAGGTGTCTCAGCCTAGAgaccagccccagctcctgtcGCATCTTTGGTTTATTCCTGAGGGTTCTGCGCGCCAGTCTGAGGGTCTGCTGCGGGGAAAGGGCTGTCACACAGTCCCTGAGGGGTTGAGGTTGGGCGGGTGTGTTGGGAGCCTTCACAGGTCTCCGGCTTGTGCCGCTGCAAACCCGCAGCGTGGCCCGAGCTGGTTCGGGGCTGTCCCAGGCTCAGAACAGCCGAACTCCTGATGGCTCCGGTAGTCCTGGATCCACATTCACCgaggagctgctgttcctctcctcctgcttccctgcgATTTGCTGACCTGCGGTTTTCCATGCCTTGTTTTACCAGACTGTCTTCCCTGGGCATGAGCCATGGCTGTGCCAGCGGGGGATTGGGTTTTCTGTGGGGAGAGGGGTGTCCCAAAGTCTCTGATGGGTTGAGGACCCCCTTAAGGGATGGGCGGGTGTGTTGGGAGCCTTCACAGGTCTCCGGCTTGTGCCGCTGCAAacccgcagggggggggggggggggggggggggggggggggggggggggggggggggggggggggggggggggggggggggggggggggggggggggggggggggggggggggggggggggggggggggggggggggggggggggggggggggggggggggggggggggggggggggggggggggggggggggggggggggggggggggggggggggggggggggggggggggggggggggggggggggggggggggggggggggggggggggggggggggggggggggggggggggggggggggggggggggggggggggggggggggggggggggggggggggggggggggggggggggggggggggggggggggggggggggggggggggggggggggggggggggggggggggggggggggggggggggggggggggggggggggggggggggggggggggggggggggggggggggggggggggggggggggggggggggggggggggggggggggggggggggggggggggggggggggggggggggggggggggggggggggggggggggggggggggggggggggggggggggggggggggggggggggggggggggggggggggggggggggggggggggggggggggggggggggggggggggggggggggggggggggggggggggggggggggggggggggggggggggggggggggggggggggggggggggggggggggggggggggggggggggggggggggggggggggggggggggggggggggggggggggggggggggggggggggggggggggggggggggggggggggggggggggggggggggggggggggggggggggggggggggggggggggggggggggggggggggggggggggggggggggggggggggggggggggggggggggggggggggggggggggggggggggggggggggggggggggggggggggggggggggggggggggggggggggggggggggggggggggggggggggggggggggggggggggggggggggggggggggggggggggggggggggggggggggggggggggggggggggggggggggggggggggggggggggggggggggggggggggggggggggggggggggggggggggggggggggggggggggggggggggggggggggggggggggggggggggggggggggggggggggggggggggggggggggggggggggggggggggggggggggggggggggggggggggggggggggggggggggggggggggggggggggggggggggggggggggggggggggggggggggggggggggggggggggggggggggggggggggggggggggggggggggggggggggggggggggggggggggggggggggggggggggggggggggggggggggggggggggggggggggggggggggggggggggggggggggggggggggggggggggggggggggggggggggggggggggggggggggggggggggggggggggggggggggggggggggggggggggggggggggggggggggggggggggggggggggggggggggggggggggggggggggggggggggggggggggggggggggggggggggggggggggggggggggggggggggggggggggggggggggggggggggggggggggggggggggggggggggggggggggggggggggggggggggggggggggggggggggggggggggggggggggggggggggggggggggggggggggggggggggggggggggggggggggggggggggggggggggggggggggggggggggggggggggggggggggggggggggggggggggggggggggggggggggggggggggggggggggggggggggggggggggggggggggggggggggggggggggggggggggggggggggggggggggggggggggggggggggggggggggggggggggggggggggggggggggggggggggggggggggggggggggggggggggggggggggggggggggggggggggggggggggggggggggggggggggggggggggggggggggggggggggggggggggggggggggggggggggggggggggggggggggggggggggggggggggggggggggggggggggggggggggggggggggggggggggggggggggggggggggggggggggggggggggggggggggggggggggggggggggggggggggggggggggggggggggggggggggggggggggggggggggggggggggggggggggggggggggggggggggggggggggggggggggggggggggggggggggggggggggggggggggggggggggggggggggggggggggggggggggggggggggggggggggggggggggggggggggggggggggggggggggggggggggggggggggggggggggggggggggggggggggggggggggggggggggggggggggggggggggggggggggggggggggggggggggggggggggggggggggggggggggggggggggggggggggggggggggggggggggggggggggggggggggggggggggggggggggggggggggggggggggggggggggggggggggggggggggggggggggggggggggggggggggggggggggggggggggggggggggggggggggggggggggggggggggggggggggggggggggggggggggggggggggggggggggggggggggggggggggggggggggggggggggggggggggggggggggggggggggggggggggggggggggggggggggggggggggggggggggggggggggggggggggggggggggggggggggggggcggaaTCCTCCCTTCACGGGTGTCCCGTGGGGGGCTGTGGCACCCTCCCAAACCCAAGGGAAGGGGGATTTGCCAGCGAACCTCCCTGCTCGGGGTTtttgggaggagctgggagttggactcgatggttTTTAGGAGTCCCGACCAACTTGAGGGACTCCCCGATTCTGTGGTTTCTGACAGAGCTGGGTGCAACCATCCCGCTGCAGCCAGGGTTATTTTTCACAGCCACCGATCTCTGGGACgattcctggcactgctgtgcttcGCTTGCTGGTGAGTGGTGACTCGGTGACTCGAATCGGGATCAGCTCTCCTCTAGCCAAgatctctggaaaaaaaaagaaaaaaaaaaccttgaggagaaaaggaaggtcCTGTGGTGAAGAGAGCACTTTTGCTTCCCTggcatgtagaaaaaaaattggggcACCTATTCTTTCCACACCTGGCtagcaaaaaaattttaagagaGCACTTCTGCTTCCCTGGCATGTAGAGAAAAACTTGGAGGACCTATTCTTTCCACACCTGGCTAgcaaaaaatctgctttttagCACGAGGGGTGCCCTAAAGAGATCGGAAATCTGCTTTTTAGCACGAGGGGTGCCCTAAAGTGTGGCAACTACGGGTCACAAGTGGAGCCcggctctgctcctgtcctgtcctgagCTGTCACTGCTCCAGGTGTCTCAGCCTAGAgaccagccccagctcctgtcGCATCTTTGGTTTATTCCTGAGGGTTCTGCGCGCCAGTCTGAGGGTCTGCTGCGGGGAAAGGGCTGTCACACAGTCCCTGAGGGGTTGAGGTTGGGCGGGTGTGTTGGGAGCCCTCACAGGTCTCCGGCTTGTGCCGCTGCAAACCCGCAGCGTGGCCCGAGCTGGTTCGGGGCTGTCCCAGGCTCAGAACAGCCGAACTCCTGATGGCTCCGGTAGTCCTGGATCCACATTCACCgaggagctgctgttcctctcctcctgcttccctgcgATTTGCTGAGCTGCGGTTTTCCATGCCTTGTTTTACCAGACTGTCTTCCCTGGGCATGAGCCATGGCTGTGCCAGCGGGGGATTGGGTTTTCTGTGGGGAGAGGGGTGTCCCAAAGTCTCTGATGGGTTGAGGACCCCCTTAAGGGATGGGCGGGTGTGTTGGGAGCCTTCACAGGTCTCCGGCTTGTGCCGCTGCAAACCCGCAGAGTGGCCCGAGCTGGTTCGGGGCTGTCCCAGGCTCAGAACAGCCGGACTCCTGATGGCTCCGGTAGTCCTGGATCCACATTCACCgaggagctgctgttcctctcctcctgcttccctgcgATTTGCTGACCTGCGGTTTTCCATGCCTTGTTTTACCAGACTGTCTTCCCTGGGCATGAGCCATGGCTGTGCCAGCGGGGGATTGGGTTTTCTGTGGGGAGAGGGGTGTCCCAAAGTCTCTGATGGGTTGAGGACCCCCTTAAGGGATGGGCGGGTGTGTTGGGAGCCTTCACAGGTCTCCGGCTTGTGCCGCTGCAAACCCGCAGCGCTGCGGGGGCAGCTCCGTGGCCCGAGCCGgctcagagctgtcccaggctcaggagcagccGCAGCGCTCAGCCCCTCGCTGATCCCCGCTCTTGCCCTCCCTTCCCTCGGCTCCTTTAGCGCCTCTCCGCGATGCTGAAGGCTGCCATGCGGCTGGTGGCGAGTCCCGGAGCGCTGTCGGCCACCGAGGTGCTGCTGGCGGCCGCGGcgctgtgcctggtgctggcgctgctgcagtggctgcagcagcagcagcagcagcagcagcagcagcagcccccgccagcagcagcagcagcagcagcagcagcagcagcagcccgcGCCCTCGGGGCTGCGGAGGCCGCCGGGCCCGCGGGGCTTTCCCGTGCTGGGGAACGTGCTGGAGCTGCGCAAGGACACGCACCTGGCGCTGACGCGGCTGAGCCGGCGCTACGGGGACGTGATGGAGGTGCGCATCGGCAGCCGGCCCGTGCTGGTGCTCAGCGGGCTGGACACCATCCGGCAAGCGCTGGTCAAGCAAGGAGAGGACTTCATGGGGCGCCCCGACCTCTACAGCTTCCGCTTTGTCACGGACGGGCAGAGCCTTTCGTTCAGCCCCGACTCCGGGGAGGTGTGGAAGGCGCGCAGGAAGCTGGCCCAGAGCGCCCTGAAGAGCTTCTCGGTGGCCCCCAGCCCCAACTcgtcctgcagctgcctgctggaggaGCACGTGTCGCAGGAGGCCGAGTACCTGGTCAGCAAATTCCTGCAGGtgatggagcaggagaagcGGTTTGACCTTAACCAGTACCTGGTGGTGTCGGTGGCCAATGTCATCTGTGCCATGTGCTTCGGCAAGCGCTACGAGCACGAcgaccaggagctgctgagcctggtGAACATGGGCAACGAATTCGGGGAGGTGGCCGGGGGCGGGCACCCCGCCGACTTCATCCCCGTGCTGCGGTACCTCCCCAGCCGCACCATGGAGCTCTTCAAGGACATCAACCGCCGCTTCAACGCCTTCGTGCAGAAAATCGTGCAGGAGCACTACAGCAGCTTTGATAAGGTAAGGAGGGGCTTGGATCTCCGGGATGTGGAGATGCCTGCAAGCGCCCCCgagagctctgagctgcagttATCCCCTCCCACCCCGAGCCCTGTTGGGGGCAgggttccccatccctgtgtccctgaggcACCGGCTCTTCCCCAGGAGCACATCAGGGACATCACGGACTCGCTGAtcgggcactgccaggagaaGAGCGCCGGGGAGGACGGCCACGTCCAGCTCTCCGACGAGAAGATCATCCACATCGTCAACGACCTCTTTGGGGCAGGTGGGAATGTTTCCGAGGGCACCATTTGAGCTTTTCTGGGACGAATCCCGAAGCTGGAGGCTGGGTGGGGACGtgaagctgctgtttgtgcGGCCTCCTGAGTGGCGACCAGAGCTTTTTGCTGGCAGCTGATGGGGGAACAAACTCTTCCAGAGCGGTGGAATCTGAAACACCCACTCACCTGTCCTCTTGTGGTAGCTAAATGCCTTTTCCACGCCCATCCAGGCTTTGACACCGTGGCAACCGCCCTGTCCTGGAGCCTCATGTACGTTGCCTTGTACCCTGATGTCCAGAGGAAAATCCAGGAAGAGCTGGGTGAGTCCACGAGGACATTCCCAGAGGGCCAAAATCCCTCTGGTCAGCCCTGATCCTGACCCTGTTCCTGATCCCCACCTCCCCCAGACCAGACCATCGGGCGGGAGCGGCGCCCGCGGCTGTCGGACCGGGGCAAGCTGCCCTACACCGAAGCTTTTATCCTGGAGATGTTCAGGCACTCCTCCTTCGTGCCCTTCACCATCCCACACAGGtacaggctggagcagctgacaCCTTATTcgggttttttgttttgggaggTGCCATTTCGGCAGGGAATTGATCCCTGAGAGGGGGAAATGTTCCAGTTTGTTGCCTCTCTGAGGTTGAATTGTTCGTTTTGAGGGTGGTTTCACCCCACAAGCCTTTGCTGGCTGGGTTTATATTTCTTCCTGCTGTGGGAGGAATCACATCACAACTCATCTGGAACGAGCTGTGAAATGAAACTGGAGTTTTTCTGCTGGAGGAAAGCTTAACCAAAACTGTTAAATCTCCCAAATACAATCTGGGGTGTTTCCTAGCCAGTCCTAAGGGCACAAATGAGGCTTTGAAGATGAAACTCCTGCAGGATTGGCCGGGCTTTGACTTGTCAGGAGCTGTGGGTCTCCTCTAACTTCCCTTTTCACCTTCAGCACGACCAAAGCCACGGTGCTGAATGGTTACTACATCCCCAAGGACACCTGCGTGTTCATCAACCAGTGGCAAGTGAACCACGATGAGTGAGTATTCCAAACCCTCCCTGcccatccacagcttctcttggcaTTCAGATCATGCCAATCCTCATGCCAAAAAATTCCTGGATCACGTATGAAAAGGCAGATTGGACCAAAAATGGTGTGGGTTTgatgctggctctgctgggcatgGAGCTGGTCCAGCTTGACTTGGCCCCCAAttcagcagctccccagcaccaggGATTACTGCTGGATAATCAGCAATGGGTGAATCCTGCTGCCAAGCAGATCCTGTGATCCGAGCTGACAGCTCCATGGGAATTGCCTGGCTCCCTTTCTGAGGGAGGAAAATGTGGTGACGTGACTCTGTCAGACTCGATGGGCTCGTGTTGTGATTGCTGAAAATCAGCTCTGGGCACGAGGGTTggaaggacacagggaatggcttcctgTTGGGAATGAAGAACCAAGACTGCCacagcttcccactgccagagggcagggatgggtgggatagtgggaaggggacaggacacagggaatggtttcCCATTGCCACAGGGCACggatgggtgggatattgggaaggggactggacacagggaatggtttcccattgccacagggcagggatgggtgggatagtgggaaggggacaggacacagggaatggtttcccattgccacagggcagggatgggtgcgatattgggaagaaatcttccctgtgagggtggtgaggccctggcacagggtgcccagagcagctgtggatccctggaagtgtccaaggccaggctggacagaggatgggatggtggaaggtgtccctgcccatggcagggggtggcaaTGTCCCCAAAAACCAGGGAGCCGACTGCGTGACCAAACCACTCCCTCAGGAATGTCCCCCGTGTGTCGCAGGAACCTTTGGAAAGACCCCTCAGCCTTCAGGCCCGAGCGGTTCCTGACGCCCTCGGGGGCAGAAGTGAGCAGGACGGAGGGGGAGAAGGTTCTGTCCTTCGGGCTGGGCCGGCGGCGCTGCCTGGGCGAGGCCATCGGCCGCTGGGagatcttcctcttcctcaccacgctgctgcagcagctgcacttcaGCCTGAGGCCCGGGGAGCCCGTGGACATCACCCCCCAGTACGGGCTGACCATGAAGTACAAGAAGTGTGAGGCTTTCCAGATCCAGCCGCGTTTTCCCGCGAAAAGCTCCCCCTGAGCCAGCCGGACACTCGGCTTCGGTTTTGTTGTGCTTTGCTGGAGGCTGAAATcttattttccagctccttgtGCCGCTGGGAATGGGTGCTTCCCACTGCCTCAGAAAGGCTGAAGCAGCACCCACCTCGAGGGGACCCCTCCTGGGTGCACCCACACACCCAAATTCCTTGAATGTAAACCCATGGAGCGAATTCCATGAGTCTTCctactgattaaaaaaaaatcaactcaccagcagtgctgctcagagactgagatttttaaatcaATCCCCACCACGGAGCCTCCTGGAAAATCTCAAAGGACTGAGAAAAGGAACAGGGACCCTCCTGGCTTTCAGATTAACTCTgtatttgctgcctttttttaatatcagggtgtttgttttttttttctttatcaagCAATAGGTTTTCATATCCAGTTTAAGGGTTGCAGGAGGTGCcttgtgctgctttcagctttAGCCAGGGGAAGGTGAAGCCTCCTGGCAAATGGAGCAGCAATTCCTGCCTGTTTGTGCCCGTTTGGaatgcagccctgtgctgggatggagacCACACCGTATTTCTAACCCAATAAATACTTACATGAACGTTTCTCAAGTCTCTTCCCAATTTTATTGCACTGGGAAATGATTATTTTTGGGTGGAGAACACCCTACGCCTCTCTATCATCCTTAAAAGTCCGAGTTGGTGTGTTGGATCTGGGTTTTTCCTGTTGGAAATCAGCGGGCTGTGACTCCAGTGGCATTGGGGGAAGCTTTTAACCCCAAAGGGAGCTGGTTCTGGTCCTTCTCCCGTGTAAAGTctcagctgggagaggcagaaagGTGATGCCAAGCTCTGGATC
The sequence above is drawn from the Ficedula albicollis isolate OC2 chromosome 10, FicAlb1.5, whole genome shotgun sequence genome and encodes:
- the LOC101807838 gene encoding cytochrome P450 1A4-like, encoding MLKAAMRLVASPGALSATEVLLAAAALCLVLALLHPRQQQQQQQQQQQQPAPSGLRRPPGPRGFPVLGNVLELRKDTHLALTRLSRRYGDVMEVRIGSRPVLVLSGLDTIRQALVKQGEDFMGRPDLYSFRFVTDGQSLSFSPDSGEVWKARRKLAQSALKSFSVAPSPNSSCSCLLEEHVSQEAEYLVSKFLQVMEQEKRFDLNQYLVVSVANVICAMCFGKRYEHDDQELLSLVNMGNEFGEVAGGGHPADFIPVLRYLPSRTMELFKDINRRFNAFVQKIVQEHYSSFDKEHIRDITDSLIGHCQEKSAGEDGHVQLSDEKIIHIVNDLFGAGFDTVATALSWSLMYVALYPDVQRKIQEELDQTIGRERRPRLSDRGKLPYTEAFILEMFRHSSFVPFTIPHSTTKATVLNGYYIPKDTCVFINQWQVNHDENLWKDPSAFRPERFLTPSGAEVSRTEGEKVLSFGLGRRRCLGEAIGRWEIFLFLTTLLQQLHFSLRPGEPVDITPQYGLTMKYKKCEAFQIQPRFPAKSSP